From a region of the Methylocystis hirsuta genome:
- a CDS encoding SDR family oxidoreductase, with translation MARFDGKVALITGAARGLGRVTALAFAREGAKVALADIDEVGGHETLDMIHAAGGEGLFTPADMRLERDVETMVAKSVEAYGRLDCAVNNAGVVRFKPIVEETEEGFNFHIDVNLRGVFFCMKHEIRQMRQNGGGAIVNQSSITGSLTGNPAEGAYAASKGGVDGLTKTVALEVAKDNISVNAICACGIDAPGDVFHQWMEKEHISPEQAGKLFPIGRMGKAEELTEAVLFLCSEQARFIVGHLLVVDGGWIAR, from the coding sequence ATGGCTCGATTTGACGGTAAGGTCGCGCTCATCACCGGCGCGGCGAGGGGTCTTGGCCGGGTGACGGCGCTCGCCTTTGCGCGCGAAGGCGCCAAGGTCGCGCTGGCCGACATCGATGAGGTCGGCGGACACGAGACTCTCGACATGATCCACGCGGCGGGCGGCGAGGGGCTCTTCACGCCAGCCGACATGCGCCTCGAGCGGGACGTCGAAACCATGGTCGCGAAGTCCGTCGAGGCGTACGGTCGCCTTGACTGCGCGGTGAACAACGCCGGCGTCGTGCGCTTCAAACCCATCGTCGAGGAGACGGAAGAGGGCTTCAATTTCCACATCGACGTCAATCTGCGCGGCGTGTTCTTCTGCATGAAGCACGAAATCCGGCAGATGCGCCAAAACGGCGGCGGCGCCATCGTCAACCAGTCGTCGATCACCGGCAGCCTCACCGGCAACCCCGCCGAAGGCGCCTATGCCGCGTCCAAGGGCGGCGTCGACGGCCTGACCAAGACCGTCGCGCTCGAGGTCGCCAAGGATAATATCAGCGTCAACGCCATTTGCGCCTGCGGCATCGACGCCCCCGGCGACGTCTTCCATCAATGGATGGAGAAGGAGCACATCAGCCCTGAGCAGGCGGGGAAGCTGTTTCCGATCGGACGCATGGGCAAGGCCGAGGAGCTGACCGAGGCCGTGCTGTTCCTGTGCTCCGAACAGGCGCGCTTCATCGTTGGCCACCTCCTCGTCGTCGACGGCGGATGGATCGCCCGCTGA
- a CDS encoding glutathione S-transferase family protein: MLTLYYHTDACSLAPHIALEWIGEPYETKAVEFGDKEYLKINPAGAVPALDTGEGWILTQAAAVLRYLSDRFPHAGLAPDGSPRDEAEADRWSSFITGDLHPAFFPLFSPNRYTRAREKEAFDNVREAAKALVRKKFDILEAHLAGRRYMVGDKRSYLDAYIFPMERWGASLLEDGLSKYPNIQKHHDMMAADEGVKRALAAEGA, from the coding sequence ATGCTCACGCTCTACTATCATACGGACGCGTGTTCGCTCGCGCCGCACATCGCGCTCGAATGGATTGGCGAACCTTACGAGACCAAGGCGGTCGAGTTCGGCGACAAGGAATATTTGAAGATCAATCCGGCGGGCGCGGTGCCGGCGCTTGATACGGGCGAAGGCTGGATCCTGACCCAGGCCGCGGCCGTGCTGCGCTACCTTTCCGATCGCTTCCCGCATGCCGGGCTCGCCCCCGATGGTTCGCCGCGCGACGAAGCCGAGGCCGACCGCTGGTCCTCCTTCATCACCGGCGATCTCCACCCGGCCTTTTTTCCGCTGTTCTCGCCCAATCGCTATACCCGCGCCCGGGAGAAGGAGGCGTTCGACAATGTGCGCGAAGCCGCCAAGGCGCTCGTGCGCAAGAAATTCGATATTCTCGAAGCGCATCTTGCCGGTCGCCGCTACATGGTCGGCGACAAGCGCAGCTATCTCGACGCCTATATCTTCCCGATGGAGCGCTGGGGCGCGTCGCTGCTGGAGGACGGGCTGTCGAAATACCCCAATATTCAGAAACACCACGACATGATGGCGGCGGATGAAGGGGTCAAGCGCGCGCTCGCCGCCGAAGGCGCGTGA